The following proteins come from a genomic window of Pseudomonas sp. MAG733B:
- a CDS encoding peroxiredoxin, producing the protein MAIRIGDEAPDFTADTTEGTLNFHQWIGDGWAILFSHPKDFTPVCTTELGYLAKLKPEFDKRNTKILGLSIDPVSDHNKWVGDIEETQGNAVNYPLIGDENLVVAKLYDMIHPNASGGSRTAVDNATVRSVFLVGPDKKIKAMLIYPMSAGRNFDEVLRLLDSLQLNAKHTVATPVNWRPGEDVIIPTSVSDEDAKKKYPDGFKTHKPYLRTVAQPK; encoded by the coding sequence ATGGCAATTCGTATTGGCGACGAAGCTCCGGATTTCACTGCTGACACCACCGAAGGCACGCTGAATTTTCACCAGTGGATCGGTGACGGCTGGGCCATCCTGTTTTCCCATCCGAAGGATTTCACTCCGGTTTGCACCACTGAACTGGGCTATCTGGCCAAACTCAAGCCAGAGTTCGACAAGCGCAACACCAAGATCCTCGGGCTGAGCATCGACCCGGTCAGCGACCACAACAAGTGGGTCGGTGACATCGAGGAAACCCAGGGCAACGCCGTCAACTATCCGCTGATCGGCGATGAAAACCTGGTGGTGGCCAAGCTCTACGACATGATTCACCCGAACGCCAGCGGCGGCTCGCGCACTGCCGTGGACAATGCCACGGTGCGTTCGGTGTTCCTGGTCGGCCCGGACAAGAAGATCAAGGCGATGCTGATCTACCCGATGAGCGCCGGGCGCAACTTCGATGAAGTGCTGCGTTTGCTTGACTCGCTGCAACTCAATGCCAAGCACACCGTGGCCACGCCGGTGAACTGGCGTCCGGGCGAAGACGTGATTATTCCGACGTCGGTGTCTGACGAGGATGCGAAGAAGAAATATCCGGATGGGTTCAAGACTCACAAACCGTATCTGCGGACTGTGGCGCAACCGAAATAG
- the yghX gene encoding YghX family hydrolase — MPRLTAKDFAPELLELYDYYAHGLINRREFLDRAALFTLGGLTASALLASLSPNYALAEQVEFTDPDIIAEYITYPSPKGHGEVRAYLVRPAKATGKVASVVVVHENRGLNPYIEDVARRVAKAGFIALAPDGLSSVGGYPGNDDKGRALQEKVDPEKLMNDFFAAVEFMMKHPAGSGKVGITGFCYGGGVTNAAAVAYPELGAAVSFYGRQPEAKDVPRIKAPVMLHYGELDTRINEGWPAYEQALKAGGKTYEAFIYPGANHGFHNDSTPRYDEAAAKLAWDRTVEWFRKYLV; from the coding sequence ATGCCCCGTCTCACTGCGAAAGACTTTGCCCCCGAATTGCTGGAGCTCTACGACTATTACGCCCATGGCCTGATCAACCGGCGCGAGTTTCTCGACCGGGCGGCGTTGTTCACCCTCGGCGGGTTGACGGCCAGTGCGCTATTGGCCTCCCTGAGCCCGAACTATGCCCTCGCCGAGCAGGTCGAGTTCACCGACCCGGACATCATCGCCGAGTACATCACCTACCCTTCGCCCAAGGGCCACGGCGAGGTTCGCGCCTATCTGGTTCGTCCGGCCAAGGCCACCGGCAAAGTCGCCTCGGTGGTGGTCGTGCATGAAAATCGCGGGCTCAATCCATACATCGAAGATGTCGCCCGGCGCGTGGCCAAGGCTGGTTTCATCGCTCTCGCCCCGGACGGGCTGAGTTCGGTCGGCGGCTATCCCGGAAACGACGACAAGGGCCGCGCGCTTCAGGAAAAAGTCGACCCGGAAAAGCTCATGAATGACTTCTTCGCCGCCGTCGAATTCATGATGAAACACCCCGCTGGCAGCGGCAAAGTGGGCATCACCGGGTTCTGCTACGGCGGCGGTGTCACCAATGCGGCCGCCGTGGCCTACCCGGAACTGGGTGCAGCGGTGTCGTTTTATGGGCGTCAGCCAGAAGCCAAGGATGTGCCGCGAATCAAGGCACCGGTGATGCTGCACTACGGCGAACTGGACACGCGCATCAACGAAGGCTGGCCGGCCTATGAGCAGGCGTTGAAAGCTGGAGGCAAGACCTATGAGGCCTTTATCTACCCCGGCGCCAATCATGGTTTTCATAATGATTCGACACCGCGTTATGACGAGGCGGCGGCGAAACTGGCGTGGGATCGGACGGTGGAGTGGTTTCGCAAGTATCTGGTTTGA
- a CDS encoding heme-binding protein codes for MKSKAVLSQTEVTRILAAARTEAQNNQWPVTIAIVDDGGHPLALERLDGAAPISAYIATEKARTSALGRRESKGYEDMINGGRTAFVSAPLLTSLEGGVPIIVDGQVIGAVGVSGVKAEQDAQVAKAGAQCLK; via the coding sequence ATGAAAAGCAAAGCCGTGCTGAGCCAGACCGAAGTGACCCGAATCCTCGCTGCGGCGCGGACCGAAGCGCAAAACAATCAATGGCCGGTGACCATCGCGATCGTCGATGACGGCGGCCACCCGCTGGCCCTCGAACGCCTCGACGGCGCCGCGCCCATCAGCGCCTACATCGCCACCGAAAAGGCCCGCACCTCAGCCCTCGGACGACGCGAGTCGAAAGGCTACGAAGACATGATCAACGGCGGGCGCACTGCTTTTGTCTCGGCGCCGTTGCTGACGTCGCTTGAAGGCGGCGTACCGATCATCGTCGACGGCCAGGTGATTGGCGCGGTCGGGGTGTCCGGAGTCAAGGCCGAGCAGGATGCGCAAGTGGCGAAAGCCGGGGCGCAGTGTCTAAAGTGA